From Micromonospora sp. NBC_01699, a single genomic window includes:
- a CDS encoding urease subunit alpha translates to MSRLDRRRYASLYGPTTGDRIRLADTNLLVEIERDYCGYGDEAVFGGGKVIRESMGQSMATRAEGAPDTVITGVVVLDHWGVVKADVGIRDGRIVALGKAGNPDTMDGVHPDLVIGPGTEIIAGNGKILTAGGIDSHVHLICPQILETALASGITTIMGGGTGPAEGTKATTVTPNAWYLARMLASIDPWPVNVLLLGKGNTVREESMWEQLRGGVGGFKLHEDWGTTPAAIDACLRVADASGVQVAIHTDTLNEAGFVADTLRAIGGRSIHAYHTEGAGGGHAPDIITVAAEPNVLPSSTNPTRPYTRNTLDEHLDMLMVCHHLNPTVPEDLAFAESRIRPSTMAAEDVLHDLGAISMIGSDAQAMGRAGEVILRTWQTAHVMKARRGSLPGDGAADNQRARRYVAKYTICPAIAHGIESEVGSVESGKLADLVLWDPVFFGVRPHLVIKGGMIAWAQMGDANASIPTPQPVLPRPMFGAYGTVPAQTSLAFVAPAAIEDNLAERIGLGRRLAPVADVRSRGKADMPLNDALPRIEVEPDTFTVRIDGDVIEPEPAMELPMAQRYFLF, encoded by the coding sequence GTGAGCAGGTTGGATCGGCGGCGGTATGCCTCGCTGTACGGGCCCACCACGGGGGACCGGATCAGGCTCGCGGATACGAATCTGCTCGTTGAGATCGAGCGGGATTACTGCGGGTACGGGGACGAGGCAGTCTTCGGCGGCGGCAAGGTGATCCGGGAGTCGATGGGGCAGTCGATGGCCACCCGGGCCGAGGGTGCGCCGGACACGGTCATCACGGGTGTGGTGGTGCTGGATCACTGGGGCGTCGTGAAGGCGGATGTCGGGATCCGGGATGGGCGGATCGTCGCGCTCGGGAAGGCCGGTAACCCGGACACAATGGACGGTGTGCACCCTGATCTGGTGATCGGGCCGGGTACGGAGATCATCGCCGGCAACGGGAAGATCCTGACCGCCGGTGGCATCGACAGTCACGTACACCTGATCTGTCCGCAGATTCTGGAGACGGCGCTGGCCAGCGGGATCACCACGATCATGGGTGGTGGCACCGGCCCGGCCGAGGGGACCAAGGCGACCACCGTCACGCCGAACGCCTGGTACCTGGCCCGGATGTTGGCCTCGATCGACCCGTGGCCGGTGAACGTACTGCTGCTGGGCAAGGGCAACACGGTCCGCGAAGAGTCGATGTGGGAGCAGTTGCGCGGCGGCGTGGGCGGCTTCAAGCTGCACGAGGACTGGGGCACCACGCCGGCCGCCATCGACGCCTGTCTGCGGGTCGCCGACGCGTCCGGGGTGCAGGTGGCGATCCACACCGACACCCTGAACGAGGCGGGTTTTGTCGCCGACACGCTGCGCGCGATCGGCGGCCGGTCGATCCATGCCTATCACACCGAAGGGGCCGGCGGCGGGCACGCGCCGGACATCATCACCGTCGCCGCCGAACCGAACGTGCTGCCGTCGTCGACGAACCCGACCCGGCCGTACACGCGTAACACGCTGGACGAACACCTCGACATGCTGATGGTGTGCCATCACCTGAATCCGACCGTTCCGGAGGACCTGGCGTTCGCGGAGAGTCGGATCCGGCCGAGCACGATGGCGGCCGAGGACGTGCTGCACGACCTCGGGGCGATCTCGATGATCGGGTCGGACGCGCAGGCGATGGGCCGGGCCGGCGAGGTCATCCTGCGTACCTGGCAGACCGCGCACGTGATGAAGGCCAGGCGCGGCTCGCTGCCCGGTGACGGGGCCGCGGACAACCAGCGGGCCCGACGGTACGTGGCCAAGTACACGATCTGCCCCGCCATCGCGCACGGTATCGAGTCCGAGGTCGGCTCGGTCGAGTCGGGCAAGCTCGCCGACCTGGTGCTCTGGGATCCGGTGTTCTTCGGCGTACGCCCACACCTGGTGATCAAGGGCGGCATGATCGCGTGGGCGCAGATGGGTGACGCCAACGCCTCGATCCCGACCCCGCAACCGGTGCTGCCCCGCCCGATGTTCGGCGCGTACGGCACCGTGCCGGCACAGACCAGCCTGGCGTTTGTCGCGCCGGCCGCGATCGAGGACAACCTCGCCGAGCGGATCGGGTTGGGTCGACGGCTCGCCCCGGTGGCCGATGTCCGGTCGCGCGGCAAGGCGGACATGCCGCTCAACGACGCGCTGCCCCGGATCGAGGTGGAGCCGGACACCTTCACCGTCCGGATCGACGGCGACGTGATCGAGCCCGAACCGGCGATGG
- a CDS encoding urease subunit beta yields the protein MIPGEVFPGAGDIEINAGRPVLTLPVANTGDRPVQVGSHYHFAEANPALEFDRSAAWGHRLAVPAGTAVRFEPGINREVDLIPLAGARIVPGLRAASAGPLDPVDPLDPVVDHEVSAEFGPKNRANFMINGASEAGGGGAGGGGGGTAGGEGAL from the coding sequence ATGATCCCGGGCGAGGTGTTTCCTGGTGCGGGCGACATAGAGATCAACGCCGGACGACCCGTGCTGACCCTGCCGGTCGCCAACACGGGTGACCGGCCGGTGCAGGTCGGCTCGCACTACCACTTCGCCGAGGCGAATCCCGCACTGGAGTTCGACCGATCCGCCGCCTGGGGACACCGTCTCGCCGTACCGGCCGGCACCGCTGTCCGCTTCGAACCCGGCATCAACCGCGAGGTAGACCTGATCCCCCTGGCCGGCGCCCGCATAGTCCCCGGCCTCCGCGCCGCCTCCGCCGGCCCCCTCGACCCCGTCGACCCCCTCGACCCAGTCGTTGATCATGAAGTTAGCGCAGAATTCGGGCCCAAAAACCGCGCTAACTTCATGATCAACGGGGCGAGCGAGGCAGGCGGCGGCGGGGCGGGCGGCGGGGGCGGCGGGACAGCAGGCGGGGAGGGGGCGTTGTGA
- a CDS encoding urease subunit gamma: MFLTRHEQDRLLIHVAADVAWRRRERGLRLNHPEATAVITAFLLEGARDGRSVSDLMDAGRRVLGREDVLDGVPEMLPEVQVEATFPDGTKLVTVHDPIS; this comes from the coding sequence TTGTTCCTCACCCGACACGAGCAGGACCGGTTGCTCATCCACGTCGCCGCCGACGTCGCCTGGCGTCGGCGCGAGCGCGGGCTACGGCTGAACCACCCGGAAGCGACGGCGGTGATCACCGCGTTCCTCCTGGAGGGGGCGCGCGATGGTCGCAGCGTTTCTGACCTGATGGACGCCGGCCGGCGGGTGCTCGGCCGCGAGGACGTACTCGACGGCGTGCCCGAGATGTTGCCCGAGGTGCAGGTCGAGGCGACTTTCCCGGACGGTACGAAGCTGGTGACCGTACACGACCCGATCTCGTAG
- a CDS encoding DUF1684 domain-containing protein yields the protein MSVETELTSDNFADEWRKWHDQRETKVSSPGGDLTLTGTNWISDETVIEGVPGRWSVENGVVRVSDAAGLTVDGEPVTEAVLRDGQWLAVGDVALVIIRRGNDTAVRTYDPNSEGVRSFAGIDAFAPDPAWVVTAEFRPAKVNTTEHIVHTNSGREVDYRVIGTFSFAVDGHEVEMVGLDTGHVGEAHLTFRDATSGKQSYAASRFLFVPLPTAAGPVTLDFNRVELPPCAFSDAFICPLPPRQNILPFPVEAGEQQVRDQA from the coding sequence ATGAGCGTCGAGACCGAGCTGACCAGCGACAACTTCGCCGACGAGTGGCGCAAGTGGCACGACCAGCGGGAAACGAAGGTCTCTTCCCCCGGCGGTGACCTGACCCTGACCGGCACCAACTGGATCTCCGATGAGACGGTCATCGAGGGTGTGCCGGGGCGCTGGTCGGTCGAGAACGGTGTCGTGCGGGTCAGCGACGCGGCCGGTCTCACCGTCGACGGCGAGCCGGTGACCGAGGCGGTGCTGCGCGACGGGCAGTGGCTCGCCGTGGGCGACGTCGCGCTGGTCATCATCCGCCGGGGGAACGACACCGCCGTACGGACCTACGACCCGAACTCGGAGGGCGTACGGAGCTTCGCCGGCATCGACGCGTTCGCGCCTGATCCGGCCTGGGTGGTGACCGCCGAATTCCGCCCGGCGAAGGTGAACACCACCGAGCACATCGTGCACACCAACTCGGGCCGTGAGGTCGACTACCGGGTGATCGGTACGTTCTCGTTCGCCGTGGACGGTCACGAGGTGGAGATGGTGGGGCTGGACACCGGTCACGTGGGCGAGGCGCACCTGACCTTCCGCGACGCGACGAGCGGGAAGCAGTCGTACGCGGCTTCGCGCTTCCTGTTCGTACCGCTGCCGACGGCGGCCGGTCCGGTGACCCTGGACTTCAACCGGGTGGAGTTGCCCCCGTGCGCCTTCTCCGACGCCTTCATCTGCCCCCTCCCGCCCCGCCAGAACATCCTCCCCTTCCCCGTCGAGGCCGGCGAACAACAGGTACGCGACCAGGCGTGA
- a CDS encoding ABC transporter ATP-binding protein encodes MSTELLAGRALTRQYPHRPRPALDQVDVTIDSGVSLGIVGESGAGKSTLLRLLLGVDRPSSGSVVFGGEPLGKVPRREFRSQVQVVFQDPRSSLNPRMSVGAIVAEPLRSLKIGKDRAERADRVAEVLTAVGLHPDDGRRYPHEFSGGQRQRIAIARALAPSPRLLLADEPVSALDVSVRLQIVDLLRELVDTLGLTLVLVSHDLAIVSQLCQRVLVMRHGRVVESGPTATVLERPTQDYTRALLAAIPQLPTDLGALSDERNEETT; translated from the coding sequence ATGAGCACCGAACTGCTCGCCGGTCGGGCGTTGACCCGCCAGTACCCACATCGTCCCCGGCCCGCGCTGGATCAGGTTGATGTCACGATCGACAGTGGAGTCAGCCTCGGGATCGTCGGTGAGTCCGGGGCGGGCAAGAGCACGCTGCTGCGGCTGTTGCTCGGGGTCGACCGGCCGTCGTCGGGATCGGTGGTGTTCGGCGGAGAGCCGTTGGGGAAGGTGCCTCGGCGGGAGTTCCGGAGCCAGGTGCAGGTGGTCTTCCAGGATCCGCGCTCGTCGCTGAACCCCCGGATGTCGGTCGGTGCGATCGTCGCGGAGCCGTTGCGGTCGCTGAAAATCGGCAAGGACCGGGCGGAACGGGCTGATCGGGTGGCCGAGGTGCTGACCGCGGTGGGCCTGCACCCCGACGACGGGCGCCGGTACCCGCACGAGTTCTCCGGCGGTCAACGGCAGCGCATCGCCATCGCCCGCGCGCTTGCCCCGTCCCCCCGACTGCTGCTCGCCGACGAGCCGGTCAGCGCCCTCGACGTTTCCGTACGTCTCCAGATCGTGGACCTGCTGCGGGAGCTGGTCGACACGCTGGGGCTGACGCTGGTGCTGGTGTCGCACGATCTGGCGATCGTCAGCCAACTCTGCCAGCGGGTGCTGGTGATGCGGCACGGCCGAGTGGTCGAGTCCGGCCCGACCGCGACCGTGCTGGAACGGCCGACCCAGGACTACACCCGTGCGCTACTGGCCGCGATCCCGCAACTCCCCACCGACCTGGGCGCGTTGTCAGATGAACGAAACGAGGAGACGACATGA
- a CDS encoding ABC transporter ATP-binding protein translates to MTTILAAEQLTVTLDDRTLVKNLNVELAARDRVGLIGESGSGKSLTALALLGLLPEGMRVSGTITVDGRDLIAAPDRDWRRVRGNTVSMVFQEPLTALDPLMPIGRQIAGPLRLHRGLNRTDAQARAVEWVTRVGLPDPKQLVRALPHEISGGQRQRVALAMALACRPRVLIADEPTTALDVTVQAQILSLLDELIEETSVALLFISHDLPVVAKLAQRLIVMRDGRVEETGATDDVLRRPRSAYARQLVTSAASVTRLAVGTVEQ, encoded by the coding sequence ATGACCACGATCCTCGCCGCCGAGCAGCTCACCGTGACTCTCGACGACCGCACCCTGGTCAAGAACCTGAACGTCGAACTCGCCGCCCGCGACCGGGTCGGCCTGATCGGCGAGTCAGGGTCCGGCAAGTCGCTGACCGCGCTCGCCCTGCTCGGCCTGCTGCCGGAGGGCATGCGGGTCAGCGGCACAATCACCGTCGATGGCCGCGACCTGATCGCCGCACCGGACCGCGACTGGCGACGCGTACGCGGAAACACCGTCAGCATGGTCTTCCAGGAACCGCTGACCGCGCTCGACCCACTGATGCCGATCGGCCGACAGATAGCCGGCCCGCTGCGGTTGCACCGGGGCCTGAACCGGACCGACGCACAGGCTCGGGCGGTCGAGTGGGTAACCCGCGTCGGGCTGCCGGACCCGAAGCAACTGGTCCGGGCCCTGCCGCACGAGATCTCCGGCGGTCAGCGGCAACGGGTCGCGCTGGCGATGGCCCTGGCCTGCCGGCCGAGGGTGCTGATCGCCGACGAGCCGACCACCGCGCTGGACGTGACCGTGCAGGCGCAGATCCTCAGCCTGCTCGACGAACTGATCGAGGAGACCTCGGTGGCGCTGCTGTTCATCAGCCACGACCTGCCGGTGGTGGCGAAACTGGCACAGCGGCTGATCGTGATGCGCGACGGTCGGGTGGAGGAAACCGGCGCCACCGACGACGTCCTGCGCCGCCCCCGGTCGGCGTACGCCCGGCAGTTGGTCACCAGTGCGGCGTCAGTGACCCGCCTGGCGGTTGGGACGGTTGAACAATGA
- a CDS encoding ABC transporter permease — protein MTVPLLEPTVARPEAPVVAGRRARRGWSPSLVAGAVLLGLILALALVSLFWTPYALDQATPGGRLAGPSADHWAGTDRLGRDQFTQLMLGARTAVWVGTAAVAVAFALGLPLGLLAASGGRIADDAVIGVVDILIAFPTLLLAMLLVTVYGASTLVAIIAIGVGVCAEVARLTRISASRIFTQDYVLAARTSGTGPIMILVRHVLPNIWHTLLVQATLAFGIAVIAEASLSYLGLGTPPPAPSWGRMLQEAQPTVSVAPWNVLLPGIAVAIAVIGVNLLGDGLRETLDPQLRRSRRAVKP, from the coding sequence GTGACCGTACCGTTGTTGGAACCGACCGTCGCTCGGCCGGAAGCCCCGGTCGTCGCCGGTCGTCGCGCGCGCCGGGGTTGGTCGCCGTCGCTGGTCGCCGGGGCCGTGCTGCTCGGCCTGATCCTGGCGCTCGCCCTGGTCAGCCTCTTCTGGACACCGTACGCGCTGGACCAGGCCACCCCCGGCGGTCGGCTCGCCGGCCCGTCGGCGGACCACTGGGCCGGCACCGACCGGCTCGGTCGGGACCAGTTCACCCAGCTCATGCTCGGCGCCCGAACCGCCGTCTGGGTCGGTACGGCAGCGGTCGCGGTGGCGTTCGCGCTGGGCCTGCCGCTCGGCCTGCTCGCCGCCTCCGGTGGCCGGATCGCCGACGACGCGGTGATCGGCGTGGTCGACATCCTGATCGCCTTCCCGACCCTGCTGCTGGCGATGCTGCTGGTCACCGTCTACGGCGCGTCGACCCTGGTGGCGATCATCGCGATCGGGGTGGGAGTCTGTGCCGAGGTGGCCCGGCTGACCCGGATCTCGGCCAGCCGGATCTTCACCCAGGACTACGTGCTCGCGGCCAGAACCTCCGGCACCGGGCCGATCATGATCCTGGTCCGGCACGTGCTGCCGAACATCTGGCACACCCTGCTGGTCCAGGCCACCCTGGCGTTCGGCATCGCGGTCATCGCCGAGGCGTCACTGTCGTACCTCGGTCTCGGCACCCCGCCGCCGGCACCGTCATGGGGTCGGATGCTCCAGGAGGCTCAGCCGACGGTGAGCGTCGCACCCTGGAACGTGCTGCTGCCCGGCATCGCGGTCGCGATCGCGGTGATCGGCGTCAACCTGCTCGGCGACGGCCTGCGCGAAACCCTCGACCCGCAACTGCGCCGCAGCCGACGGGCGGTGAAACCATGA
- a CDS encoding ABC transporter permease — protein MLGYLLRRLGWLVGSLFLAGSAVFFLLRVLPGDPAVTLLAVGSPPEQIEAIRHQLGTDRPLLTQYGDWFGGLFTGNLGDSLFTRTPVLEQIVGRLPVTLPLALSAFVASILIAVPVGVFAALRRRNAAGVVVSGLAQLGIALPIFWVGIVIVWLVAVQWRWLPPGGFPRDGWQDPGAAVQSLVLPVVTLTIAQASLLVRYVRSATLDVLNQDYIRTARSLGYSLPGALWRHGLRNGAAPVVNVLGVLLAGSLIGTVVIESVFALPGLGSLLLTSVKARDLPVVQGAVFLMTGTVLLLGLAVDLIQRLIDPRLRGQA, from the coding sequence ATGCTCGGCTACCTGCTGCGCCGGCTCGGCTGGCTGGTCGGCTCGCTGTTCCTGGCCGGCTCGGCGGTCTTCTTCCTGCTCCGGGTGCTGCCCGGCGATCCGGCCGTGACCCTGCTCGCGGTCGGCTCGCCACCGGAGCAGATCGAGGCGATCCGCCACCAGCTCGGCACCGACCGCCCCCTGCTCACCCAGTACGGCGACTGGTTCGGCGGGCTGTTCACCGGCAACCTCGGCGACAGCCTGTTCACCCGTACGCCGGTGCTGGAACAGATCGTCGGACGGTTGCCGGTGACGCTGCCGCTGGCGCTGAGCGCCTTCGTGGCCTCGATCCTGATCGCCGTACCGGTGGGGGTGTTCGCGGCCCTGCGCCGCCGCAACGCCGCCGGGGTGGTCGTCTCGGGCCTGGCGCAGCTCGGCATCGCGTTGCCGATCTTCTGGGTCGGCATCGTGATTGTCTGGCTGGTCGCCGTGCAGTGGCGCTGGCTGCCGCCCGGCGGCTTCCCGCGCGACGGCTGGCAGGATCCGGGCGCGGCGGTGCAGTCGTTGGTGCTGCCGGTGGTGACGCTGACCATCGCCCAGGCGTCACTGCTGGTCCGGTACGTCCGCTCGGCCACCCTCGACGTGCTCAACCAGGACTACATCCGGACCGCCCGCTCGCTCGGTTACAGCCTGCCGGGGGCGTTGTGGCGGCACGGGCTGCGCAACGGCGCCGCCCCGGTGGTGAACGTGCTCGGGGTGCTGCTCGCCGGTTCGCTGATCGGCACGGTGGTGATCGAGAGCGTCTTCGCGCTGCCGGGGCTGGGCAGCCTGCTGCTGACCAGTGTCAAGGCCCGGGACCTGCCGGTGGTGCAGGGCGCGGTCTTCCTGATGACCGGAACCGTGCTGCTGCTCGGTCTCGCCGTGGACCTGATCCAGCGGCTCATCGACCCCCGACTGCGAGGTCAGGCGTGA
- a CDS encoding ABC transporter substrate-binding protein, producing MPILVVAVRPTWSQHMSSSPSGGRSPARHFRRRLGLLTAGAAIGALLLSACSNSADSPAGSAGGADPDATITIGSLNEPTTLNTVKGGNTGHAQVLLRNVVEGLTVLTDDGKVDPLLAKSWDISPDGTTYTFHLQSGVTFSDGTPLKAADVVAALKRVTSDESTSARKKDLSIMKTIEAPDDNTVTVALSQRSQSFLFYLASTGAAVTKAGAGNPETTVVGTGPYTVGTWKQGDSINLVRNDKYWGDAAKNKEVVYRFFKDTTAENNALLAGQLDLVTQVTSPDVLAQFENRPEFTIVEGTSTTKELFNFNDSVAPFDNVDVRKAIRQATDRKALLTAVWAERGQILGSMVPPTDPWYEDLTSIDDHNVEGAKALLARAGFAGGLSFTVDYVPSDSINIVAQGLKSQLAQAGITITLNPIDDATWTDKVYKNHNFQATIMTHVNQRDLVWYGNPDFYWQYKNPQVQEWVKQSETAATPAEQTELLKKVARQISEDAASDWLYLDPAIKIASSAVSGYQKNLTTDSFYVAPISKQR from the coding sequence ATGCCGATCCTCGTCGTCGCGGTCCGCCCCACCTGGAGCCAGCACATGTCGTCCAGCCCTTCCGGGGGACGCTCCCCCGCCCGCCACTTCCGCCGCCGACTCGGCCTGCTGACGGCGGGTGCCGCGATCGGCGCCCTGCTGCTCAGCGCCTGCTCGAACTCGGCCGACAGCCCGGCGGGCAGCGCCGGTGGCGCCGACCCGGACGCGACGATCACTATCGGGTCGCTGAACGAGCCGACCACGCTCAACACCGTCAAGGGCGGTAACACCGGGCACGCCCAGGTGCTGCTGCGCAACGTGGTCGAGGGCCTGACCGTGCTGACCGACGACGGCAAGGTCGACCCGCTGCTGGCGAAGTCGTGGGACATCTCGCCGGACGGTACGACGTACACGTTCCACCTCCAGTCCGGGGTGACCTTCTCCGACGGCACCCCGCTGAAGGCGGCCGACGTGGTGGCCGCGCTCAAGCGGGTGACCTCGGACGAGTCGACCAGCGCCCGCAAGAAGGACCTCTCGATCATGAAGACGATCGAGGCGCCGGACGACAACACGGTGACGGTCGCGCTCAGCCAGCGGTCGCAGTCGTTCCTGTTCTACCTGGCCTCGACCGGGGCCGCGGTGACCAAGGCCGGCGCCGGCAACCCGGAGACGACGGTGGTCGGGACCGGGCCGTACACGGTCGGCACCTGGAAGCAGGGCGACTCGATCAACCTGGTCCGCAACGACAAGTACTGGGGAGACGCGGCGAAGAACAAGGAGGTGGTGTACCGCTTCTTCAAGGACACCACCGCCGAGAACAACGCCCTGCTCGCCGGCCAGCTCGACCTGGTGACCCAGGTGACCAGCCCGGACGTGCTCGCCCAGTTCGAGAACCGGCCCGAGTTCACCATCGTCGAGGGCACCTCGACCACCAAGGAACTGTTCAACTTCAACGACTCGGTGGCCCCGTTCGACAACGTCGACGTACGCAAGGCGATCCGGCAGGCAACCGACCGCAAGGCGCTGCTGACCGCCGTCTGGGCCGAACGCGGTCAGATCCTCGGCTCGATGGTCCCGCCGACCGACCCCTGGTACGAGGACCTGACCAGCATCGACGACCACAACGTCGAGGGCGCCAAGGCGCTGCTGGCCAGGGCCGGCTTCGCGGGCGGGCTGTCGTTCACCGTCGACTACGTGCCGTCGGACTCGATCAACATCGTGGCGCAGGGGCTGAAGAGCCAGCTCGCCCAGGCCGGCATCACCATCACGCTGAACCCGATCGACGACGCCACCTGGACCGACAAGGTCTACAAGAACCACAACTTCCAGGCCACGATCATGACCCACGTCAACCAGCGTGACCTGGTCTGGTACGGCAACCCGGACTTCTACTGGCAGTACAAGAACCCGCAGGTCCAGGAGTGGGTGAAGCAGTCCGAGACGGCCGCCACCCCGGCCGAGCAGACCGAGCTGTTGAAGAAGGTCGCCCGGCAGATCTCCGAGGACGCGGCGAGCGACTGGCTCTACCTCGACCCGGCAATCAAGATCGCGTCCAGCGCGGTCAGCGGCTACCAGAAGAACCTCACCACGGACAGCTTCTATGTCGCCCCGATCAGCAAGCAGCGCTGA
- the aspS gene encoding aspartate--tRNA ligase: MIRTHDAGSLRATHAGSTVKLAGWVARRRDHGGVIFVDLRDSSGVVQVVFREGMESAHALRNEFCVLVTGEVTRRPEGNDNPELPTGEIEVTATDLVVLSEAAPLPLPVDDQVAAGDDIRLRYRYLDLRRSGPANALKLRSRANQLARGVLHDRDFLEIETPTLTRSTPEGARDFLVPVRLQPGSWYALPQSPQLFKQLLMVGGMERYYQIARCYRDEDFRADRQPEFTQLDIEMSFVTEDDVIDLGEAIVTTLWRELAGHEISSPIPRITWHDAMSRYGSDKPDLRYGVELTELTEYLRGTEFRVFAGAIDAGGYVGAVVMPGGAGQTRKELDGWQDWAKSRGARGLAYVVLDAETGEARGPVAKNLSEAHLGGLADAVGAKPGDAVFFAASANQREAQELLGAARIEIAKRVNLIDESAWAFCWVVDAPMFERTDDGGWTAVHHPFTSPNADWEGRFEEAPDRALAYAYDIVCNGNEIGGGSVRIHRGDVQSRVFDLLGISPEEATDKFGFLLEAFKYGPPPHAGIAFGWDRVCMLLAGAESIREVIAFPKTRGGFDPLTGAPTPVTAQQRLEAGIDAKPKPPTPAQAGTAGVAAPVEPV, from the coding sequence GTGATCCGTACCCATGACGCCGGAAGCCTGCGCGCGACGCACGCCGGCAGCACGGTGAAGCTCGCCGGCTGGGTGGCCCGCCGACGCGACCACGGCGGCGTGATCTTCGTCGACCTGCGCGACTCCTCCGGTGTGGTGCAGGTGGTCTTCCGCGAGGGCATGGAATCGGCGCACGCGCTGCGCAACGAGTTCTGTGTCCTGGTCACCGGCGAGGTGACCCGCCGCCCCGAGGGCAACGACAACCCCGAGCTGCCCACCGGCGAGATCGAGGTCACCGCCACCGACCTGGTCGTGCTCTCCGAGGCCGCCCCGCTGCCGCTGCCGGTCGACGACCAGGTGGCCGCCGGCGACGACATCCGCCTGCGCTACCGCTACCTCGACCTGCGCCGCAGCGGCCCGGCCAACGCGCTCAAGCTGCGCTCGCGGGCCAACCAGCTCGCCCGGGGCGTGCTGCACGACCGCGACTTCCTGGAGATCGAGACGCCGACCCTGACCCGGTCGACGCCCGAGGGTGCCCGCGACTTCCTGGTCCCCGTCCGGCTCCAGCCCGGCTCCTGGTACGCGCTGCCGCAGTCCCCGCAGCTGTTCAAGCAGCTGCTGATGGTCGGCGGGATGGAGCGCTACTACCAGATCGCCCGCTGCTACCGGGACGAGGACTTCCGTGCCGACCGGCAGCCGGAGTTCACCCAGCTCGACATCGAGATGTCGTTCGTCACCGAGGACGACGTGATCGACCTCGGCGAGGCGATCGTCACCACCCTCTGGCGCGAACTGGCCGGACACGAGATCAGCTCCCCGATCCCGCGCATCACCTGGCACGACGCCATGAGCCGGTACGGCTCCGACAAGCCCGACCTGCGCTACGGCGTCGAGTTGACCGAGCTGACCGAGTACCTGCGCGGCACCGAGTTCCGGGTGTTCGCCGGGGCGATCGACGCCGGCGGCTACGTCGGCGCGGTGGTGATGCCCGGCGGTGCCGGACAGACCCGCAAGGAACTCGACGGCTGGCAGGACTGGGCCAAGTCGCGCGGCGCGCGCGGCCTGGCGTACGTGGTGCTCGACGCGGAGACCGGCGAGGCCCGGGGCCCGGTGGCGAAGAACCTCTCCGAGGCGCACCTCGGCGGGCTCGCCGACGCCGTCGGTGCCAAGCCCGGCGACGCGGTCTTCTTTGCCGCCTCCGCCAACCAGCGCGAGGCGCAGGAGCTGCTCGGCGCGGCCCGGATCGAGATCGCCAAGCGCGTGAACCTGATCGACGAGTCGGCCTGGGCGTTCTGCTGGGTGGTGGACGCGCCGATGTTCGAGCGCACGGACGACGGCGGCTGGACCGCCGTGCACCACCCGTTCACCTCGCCGAACGCGGACTGGGAGGGGCGCTTCGAGGAGGCACCCGACCGGGCCCTGGCGTACGCGTACGACATTGTCTGCAACGGCAACGAGATCGGTGGCGGCTCGGTCCGTATCCACCGGGGCGACGTACAGAGTCGGGTCTTCGACCTGCTCGGCATCAGCCCCGAGGAGGCGACCGACAAGTTCGGCTTCCTGCTGGAGGCGTTCAAGTACGGGCCGCCGCCGCACGCCGGCATCGCGTTCGGCTGGGACCGGGTCTGCATGCTGCTCGCCGGGGCGGAGTCGATCCGCGAGGTGATCGCCTTCCCGAAGACCCGTGGCGGCTTCGACCCGCTCACCGGGGCGCCGACCCCGGTCACCGCCCAGCAGCGCCTCGAAGCCGGCATCGACGCCAAGCCGAAGCCGCCGACCCCGGCCCAGGCCGGCACCGCCGGGGTGGCCGCACCGGTCGAGCCGGTCTGA